A window of the Pararge aegeria chromosome 2, ilParAegt1.1, whole genome shotgun sequence genome harbors these coding sequences:
- the LOC120634750 gene encoding zinc finger E-box-binding homeobox 1-like, with amino-acid sequence MFVSHDMKSKKKPKPNILRKKPVLNKCLVHTLGKPESQDIQSLLTSSFVLDPKKNQLEEHKTTNYANHVYPIDKSEHKVDDEATCNTQDSRDNVYVNNSLIYFNTSQQNDIELSQNQTVNEEPFLLGDLINQNENMVFERDTNKDIEKQGKHKWCFNFIQDPETIIIKQIVDTEPGLLGYAEKNPVVTLTPQSEQSSEPTILQNDNLTPVNYSQTLSIKPIINLSPKFKCDIPDCNKEYRSKQILKKHMSVHSKDNTAKPQRQINVECPVKRIHENGDEEPCGRIFNIREELMKHLNEDHTIDEALYSCPECSRRFFWASGLRAHARAHVAPGRAELACPWPGCERVFRQPCRLREHARAHTGDRPYPCRFPNCGWSFRTASKLLRHARRHTGERRHACSACGRAFLRREHLRDHAQRHSAPKRRAKHACPNEDCEQSFTNMSSLYMHMKKVHKDESVPSAAVTNADNQEITRVKSDKMFMVSLLEPSEATEIEHATVDEDTIEGVLQEEMGEIEEVEEVEETGESEEVGDVEEGHSARTHCTWPLPTRAQHFQPSDEYVLEEDMPVEQSEGSESNIYTVRSDLFLHGNVLHNEDSEQMAQCARVSEGEGEGEGEGEVSVARTDALTLDADLLLDAPSVHFDQEELYTDAVDESSFRVFLLSGEELV; translated from the exons ATGTTTGTGTCTCACGATATGAAGTCTAAGAAAAAACCAAAACCCAACATCCTACGTAAAAAGCCTGTGCTCAATAAGTGTTTAGTTCACACATTAGGCAAGCCTGAATCTCAAGATATACAATCTCTTCTGACCTCATCTTTTGTTCTTGATCCAAAAAAGAATCAACTAGAAGAACACAAAACTACGAACTATGCCAACCATGTTTATCCTATAGATAAATCAGAACATAAAGTAGATGATGAGGCTACATGCAATACTCAAGATAGCAGAGATAATGTTTATGTTAATAacagtttaatatattttaataccagCCAACAAAATG ACATTGAACTTAGCCAAAATCAAACTGTAAATGAGGAACCATTTTTATTAGGTGATTTGATAAATCAG AATGAAAATATGGTATTTGAAAGAGACACAAACAAAGATATAGAAAAGCAGGGAAAACATAAGTGGTGTTTCAACTTTATTCAAGATCCTGAAAccattataattaaacaaa TTGTTGACACTGAGCCAGGATTGCTAGGATATGCCGAAAAAAATCCAGTTGTAACATTGACACCACAATCTGAACAATCATCAGAGCCTACAATATTGCAGAATGACAATCTCACTCCAGTAAATTACTCGCAAACACTGTCTATTAAACCTATAATCAACTTATCTCCTAAATTTAAg tgtGATATACCTGACTGCAATAAAGAATACCGGAGCaaacagatattaaaaaaacatatgagTGTACATAGCAAGGATAACACTGCAAAGCCACAAAGGCAGATAAATGTAGAATGTCCAGTTAAACGGATCCATGAAAATGGTGATGAAGAGCCATGCGggagaatttttaatattagggAAGAACTCATGAAACATTTGAATGAAGACCATACAATTGATGAGGCACTTTACAG CTGCCCCGAGTGCAGTCGGCGCTTCTTCTGGGCGTCGGGGCTGCGCGCGCACGCTCGCGCGCACGTGGCGCCGGGCCGCGCCGAGCTGGCGTGCCCGTGGCCGGGTTGCGAGCGCGTGTTCCGCCAGCCGTGCCGCCTGCGCGAGCATGCGCGAGCACATACCGGCGACCGCCCCTACCCGTGCCGCTTCCCG AACTGCGGCTGGTCGTTCCGCACGGCGAGTAAGTTACTGCGGCACGCGCGGCGGCACACGGGCGAGCGGCGGCACGCGTGCTCGGCGTGCGGCCGTGCCTTCCTGCGCCGGGAGCACCTGCGAGATCACGCACAGCGGCACTCAGCACCCAAGCGGCGCGCCAAGCACGCCTGCCCAAATGAag attgCGAGCAGAGTTTCACGAACATGAGCTCACTCTACATGCACATGAAGAAGGTACATAAAGACGAGAGCGTCCCATCTGCGGCTGTTACGAATGCCGACAACCAAGAGATAACGAGAGTTAAATCCGATAAAATGTTCATG GTAAGTTTATTGGAGCCGAGTGAGGCCACTGAGATCGAGCACGCAACCGTAGACGAGGATACCATTGAAGGGGTGCTGCAAGAGGAGATGGGTGAGATAGAGGAAGTGGAAGAAGTAGAGGAGACAGGGGAGTCGGAGGAAGTAGGTGACGTAGAGGAGGGGCACTCCGCACGCACGCACTGCACGTGGCCGCTACCGACGCGTGCCCAGCATTTCCAGCCCAGTGACGAGTACGTGCTAGAGGAAGATATGCCA GTGGAACAGTCAGAGGGGTCTGAAAGCAATATATACACAGTGAGAAGTGATCTCTTCCTTCATGGAAATGTACTGCACAATGAAGATAGCGA GCAGATGGCGCAGTGCGCGCGCGTGTCGGAGGGCGAGGGTGAGGGCGAAGGCGAGGGCGAGGTGAGCGTGGCTCGAACAGATGCTCTCACGCTGGACGCAGATCTGTTACTCGACGCGCCCTCCGTGCATTTTGACCAG GAGGAATTGTACACTGACGCGGTGGACGAGTCGTCTTTCCGCGTGTTCCTTCTGAGCGGCGAAGAGCTCGTGTAG
- the LOC120634082 gene encoding uncharacterized protein LOC120634082 → MEEQFSIVEDITDPSLMENILSRLDEIQLEDEEFMQILLSKQNEMVVTWDQPWYQMANCLTRPLDQSNCKETAMFRTDAICSDESKKIHKNWKKFQKNFDVPNKPICLARWKNKEKCRSPSTPEEFVRRFVISFLARGLERNLYQVHKHFLNRYGSLNKGKYLKYEENAMEVCLYHCPKNAVIYLSAVLSREPRGIYKRLWQMFNGKPERKKLKWTLQLATKFLKLLMEHSGETVVDNLKQKKFEKSVWLKLEGDIGQQYIYLQQFWQDELHVQLFVKADVKINKLRRKVFKTLRLYPYKVWTDIRWKEVAKHFADGFSHRFLYKICYFLVFKSINKLRTHPLEEVIIHGIEKSKLVPNKRLKTLVFNENKELEIIKYSNKMLY, encoded by the exons ATGGAAGAGCAATTTAGTATTGTTGAAGATATAACTGACCCCTCATTAATGGAAAATATTCTATCGCGCTTAGACGAAATTCAATTGGAAGATGAGGAATTTATGCAG ATACTATTGAGCAAGCAAAATGAAATGGTTGTAACATGGGATCAGCCTTGGTATCAAATGGCTAACTGTCTCACTAGACCTTTAGATCAAAGTAATTGCAAAGAAACAGCTATGTTTCGAACAGATGCTATATGTTCagatgaaagtaaaaaaatacataaaaactggAAGAAATTTCAGAAG AACTTTGATGTTCCAAATAAACCAATATGTCTTGCAAGATGGAAAAACAAGGAGAAATGTCGCAGCCCTTCAACACCTGAAGAATTTGTAAGAAGATTCGTTATATCCTTCTTAGCGCGGGGCCTAGAGAGAAATCTTTATCaagtacacaaacattttttaaaccgTTATGGTAGCCTAAATAAGGGTAAATACTTGAAATATGAAGAAAATGCAATGGAAGTGTGTCTTTATCATTGCCCCAAGAATGCAGTTATATATTTGTCAGCAGTTTTAAGTCGTGAGCCTAGAGGAATTTATAAAAGACTGTGGCAAATGTTTAATG ggAAACCTGAGAGAAAAAAGTTAAAATGGACATTGCAGTTAgcaacaaaatttttaaaactactaaTGGAACACAGTGGTGAAACTGTAGTTGATaatctaaaacaaaagaaatttgAGAAGTCAGTTTGGTTAAAACTCGAAGGAGATATAGGTCAGCAGTATATATATCTGCAACAGTTTTGGCAAGATGAACTTCATGTCCAATTGTTTGTGAAGGCCGATGTAAAGATTAATAAATTAAGGAGGAAAGTTTTTAAAAC attgAGACTTTATCCGTATAAAGTGTGGACTGATATTCGATGGAAAGAAGTAGCTAAACATTTTGCAGATGGGTTTAGCCATcgctttttatacaaaatatgttatttctTAGTCTTCAAATCAATCAACAAATTACGAACACATCCACTTGAAGAAGTGATAATTCATGGAATTGAAAAGTCAAAATTGGTTCCCAACAAAAGACTAAAAACTTTGGTTTTCAATGAAAATAAggaattagaaattattaagtaTTCTAATAAAATGCTATattaa
- the LOC120634091 gene encoding lipid droplet-associated hydrolase — MKRLYIRLNGVQTPLITWGDPISNNENVIICITGNPGISDFYIEFASELFKSMSIPICVIGHAGHEESLDKKNKYLFNLKDQLEHKLDLIENHINKNSKIHLIGHSIGAWMIIELIHKQSNLIDRVSSINLLFPTIQKMALSRNGKYVNNVLRKIYKIILFLSTLFYLLPKYVLFYIIGIYIWIKSIPSKFSSAIIKILNPDVVENIFYLAFNEMDTVLSLNTESIQKIKHLTNVVYARNDGWAPVEYIEDLKQFTPQLQIREAFNVEHAFVLKSSVEVASIVADFINTKKNIS; from the exons ATGAAAAGACTTTATATAAGACTTAATGGTGTTCAAACGCCTCTGATAACTTGGGGTGATCCAATATCTAACAATGAGAATGTAATTATTTGCATAACAGGAAATCCTGGAATATcagatttttatattgaatttgCTTCAGAACTATTTAAAAGTATGTCAATTCCTATTTGTGTTATTG gTCATGCAGGACATGAAGAGAGCCTagataagaaaaacaaatatttattcaatctaAAAGATCAATTAGAACATAAATTAGATTTAATTGAAAACcatattaacaaaaatagtaaaatacatCTCATTGGCCATTCCATTGGTGCCTGGATGATTATAGAACTTATCCATAAGCAAAGTAACTTGATTGACAGAGTTTCctctataaatttattgtttcctACAATACAAAAGATGGCACTATCGAGAAAtggaaaatatgtaaataatgtgcTGAGAAAGATTTATAAGATTATActgtttttaagtacattattttatttactacctAAATATGTGCTGTTTTACATTATAGGTATATACATATGGATAAAATCTATACCTTCTAAATTTAGTTctgcaattataaaaatattgaatccaGACGTAGTggaaaatattttctacttgGCATTTAATGAAATGGACACGGTACTATCACTAAATACTGAAAGCATACAGAAAATTAAGCATTTAACTAATGTTGTTTATGCTAGAAATGATGGCTGGGCTCCAGTGGAATATATTGAAGATTTAAAGCAATTCACACCACAGCTACAAATTAGGGAAGCTTTTAACGTTGAGCAtgcatttgttttaaaatcatCTGTGGAAGTAGCAAGTATAGTAGCAGATTTTattaataccaaaaaaaacatatcttaG